The window tttcaaaatttttaaaattggaCTAAAAATCCAAACTTTCATAAGAAGAcgagaaaaattaaacataattggcaaaaacaaaatgtttattgaacgaattttttaatttttacgtttttttgtttaaatgcaagattaatttcaaatctcataaaaatggaagaaactaaTTATTCATTATAAGTATAAATACTTTGGCCACTTCATTATTTCTTAATTGGAGTtgatttaattataaaaatgtaGAGATTAAATGAACATAATGattaatttggttgtttaattaaatataaaacttataacaaaatatttatttgatttattttcgGCTATTGCCGGCTGAAAATTTAAAAGCCGAAAATAAGGCGAAAGTCTTGCAATTAGTGGGTACCAATAAATTTATTCACATTCATACTATAatcataaaaataaaagaaaagaaaaaacaaaactataatTCAAGCGCGTGAAGGTCAAGTGGTACTCTCGTAATTAACATGGAAAGCAGTGGCATTTCTCTATAACCCTTCACTTTATATTCACGCACCACTTTCATCTCCGTTCCTCTCGAAACCAACGGGACTTTTGTATTGATCCTCCAAAAAATGGGAATCTCACGCGTTTCTTCTTCTCTCCTTGCCGCCTTCCTCATTATTGCCGCTCATTTTCTCGTCTCCATGGCGGCTGCCGTCGATTTCTCTGGCGACCACAAGCTTCTCTTCGTTCCGACCACATCCGATTTCTTCAACGACAACGATGATTTCGGTTTCGGAATGGAGTTCCAGATGGACTCTGAGATCAATCGCCGAATTCTAGCGACTACTCGTTACATAAGCTACGGTGCTCTTAGGAGGAACAATGTTCCTTGCTCTCGTCGTGGTGCTTCTTATTACAACTGCAGACCAGGCGCTCAGGCGAATCCTTACTCCCGTGGTTGCAGCGCTATTACTCGCTGCCGAAGTTGATTTCGTATCACTTGATTCATTTTTTGGAAGTTAGATTCGTCGTCGTACTCTATCGGTTAGTTCTTCGTGTGTTAATACTGAATATACATGTCGATCGAGTAATAAAATTCATATATATACACTGATGGTTGAAAATGTAATTTAATTTACATCTCTGTTTTCTCCGAGTCCtctacatgattttttttttttcttttttcgtgGCTGATTCTTCTGGTTTATTTCCGAAATCATTTGTTCTTGTTTGGAATTGGTAATACAGTGGTAGGAAGGAACAGATTATTTGTGTAAATTGCTGGTGGATCTTGCTGAATTTGCAAGGCCTTAGGCCATTATTATTTTGAGTTCttctttttattcatttttatattatttttatttattttcgttCGTTGAATTTTTGGCTGTCACGTTTGGGCTATCTGAAtcaatgcatttttttttaatatctgaACAGAATGTTGAAACTTCCCAAAAACCAATAAtgattgattttaattttatacttCTAAATATATATTCATTGACTATCATTTCTTACCGAATGTTTTTACTTTTCTCTTTACAATACACAACttgatttctttttaatttggtGATATGCAACAAAATAGTAAATGTACTTTTGAAATTCTAAATACCTAATACATATTATTCTTCCaaattttagaatattacattaatcttgaaaaaaattgcaTAAAATCACCCTTACGACAACTTTAGAACTTTGAATAATATCCGTTGAGGTTCTGAATTTAATGTATTCATCATCATCTTGACGAGTTCTActtcaataataaaattgaaatgTTTATTTTACATATACTTTTGTATATCAAGCAAATTACATATAGAGCAATATTAAAAACTCCTTTTACTTCATTTTGGATCCATTGGTATAGAAGAATGAATATGAAGGGAAAAAGGAAGCATGTGAAAGAGTTTCGATGAGAATTAATGGCGACGAAAACTCCAACTAATAGTGATTAAGAAAGAGGGAAGGTAATGAGTTAGTTTAGCGTCACATGGGGGTCACTTTGCAAAATTGCAATCAACGTCGATCCTCGTCCTTAATAATGAGATCTTAGCTTTTCTGTTTGGACGGTTTATTAACGTCCCTGTCTGTCATCTTAGCATCCGTGAATGCCCTTCCCCTCTCTTCTCTCTCCAAAGGCTCTCGTTTCGTGCTGGACCCCACCACACAGCTGCGGGACCCActctccctccctccctcccacccaatggattttttttatatttatgtaaacttgaaattgaaattgaaatggaaatggaaatttAGCCGTTTGTATTATGGTGTGCCGTTACATTCCCACTTTTATGCTTCGGCATTAGAGATAAAGTGGAGTGCAATTTTAAATATTCGGTTTTCGAGGGAATAAATCTTAATTCATGTATCTAAAACTTTGAGGGGATGTAATTAGACGGGTTATTCGTTAACACGACGTTTGAGACAAAAATTGAGTTGTTGTTAGAGTTTGAATTATAATGGTATGTGTTTTATgtgtaaactattttagtttgatatGGAAATGGTAATTAAAGTCTTATAGTAAAGGATAATaatattgtaaatttaaaatagtaaaaattacACCATATAAGAGATTTTAAAATAGTGTTTATCTTTAATATAACTAATCTTAAACTTATGAATAGTAGTAGTTAGATATggttattataatattatataatttttatctCAAAAGACTTCAAATAATCGTgttattcaaaatttcaaatctcgtattgtgataaaaaataaaagaaaatgaaaattgtaGCATATTGTGTAAGTTAAAAGGGATGTTCACATCTTTTAAGAATTGTAAatgtagcaaaatctatcaacgatagacaTTTTGTTGATAAACTTCTACTATCaaatatattttatcatttatgGTTCTTGTGAGCAGTGcgatttattattaataaactctatgaatttaaactaaaatttgATATATCTACAAATTATTTTACATTGTGTTACATCTACTTGTATGGTTATGGTTTAATTACTAAATTTGTCACCTTTTCCCTAGTTAAAATATGTATGAGGTTTTATTGTACAATGAAGAGGTGAAATAATGTCCTTTCATCATAGGGTCAAACGTTTTACACGTTGGTTGATCAAGTGGCCTCCAGTGCGTGCTTTTATATTGGTCAATAGCAAAATTACACGTCACTTACGACCCTAATAGGTGCCGACATGTCGCGTCTTTTGTTTCGTTTTCCTCGAAGACTTCATTTCCATATTTGGCCACGAGTTTGATAGTCAATATATAGGTTAAAATCTTattctatatatacatattcaACCATTAACACTACCTTATTTATCAACTCTTC is drawn from Cucumis melo cultivar AY chromosome 11, USDA_Cmelo_AY_1.0, whole genome shotgun sequence and contains these coding sequences:
- the LOC103497855 gene encoding protein RALF-like 33 yields the protein MGISRVSSSLLAAFLIIAAHFLVSMAAAVDFSGDHKLLFVPTTSDFFNDNDDFGFGMEFQMDSEINRRILATTRYISYGALRRNNVPCSRRGASYYNCRPGAQANPYSRGCSAITRCRS